In the genome of Coregonus clupeaformis isolate EN_2021a chromosome 1, ASM2061545v1, whole genome shotgun sequence, one region contains:
- the LOC121576618 gene encoding CDGSH iron-sulfur domain-containing protein 1: protein MSSNNVSLSKAELAAAIGVTAGATAAAILLFQYFSKGSGVKPKVNLDLQKDNPKVVHAFDIEDLGDKAVYCRCWRSKKFPYCDGTHAKHNQETGDNVGPLIMKRKEA from the exons ATGAGTTCCAACAACGTTTCCCTGTCAAAAG CTGAATTGGCGGCAGCCATCGGCGTGACTGCAGGAGCTACAGCTGCGGCCATCCTCCTCTTCCAGTACTTCTCCAAGGGGTCAGGGGTCAAGCCCAAGGTCAACCTGGACCTGCAGAAAGACAACCCCAAAGTGGTGCACGCTTTTGACATCGAAGATCTCGGGGACAAGGCGGTGTACTGCAGGTGTTGGAGATCCAAGAAG TTTCCCTACTGTGATGGAACTCATGCTAAACATAACCAGGAGACGGGGGATAACGTCGGCCCCCTCATCATGAAGAGAAAGGAGGCctga